One segment of Alistipes finegoldii DSM 17242 DNA contains the following:
- a CDS encoding 4-alpha-glucanotransferase: protein MTLLFSIEYRTRWGEQLVLRLGRRRIALQYADSGVWTCAVERYAPAAQPAEYRYEVEREGVCIRREWRPHILRIPATPAPRTLRIRDRWIDMPADTPFYSSAFTRGIFGRGESGPQQKNGGNITLRVVLPTLRPDEVLAVAGSGRELEGWQRIVPMDDSRFPEWDLRLDAPQRFEYKFLIADRRTLTPIMWEEGPNRAWNDLPGEGEHIVEAAAYLRFPERRWRGAGTAIPVFSLRSEAGFGVGEFHDLKLLIDWAAATGQRVLQLLPINDTTMNGTWEDSYPYNANSIFALHPQFIRLTAAGVEEDDEYRSLRDRLNALPEVDYQQVNTHKLRLLRSAFEREGRRTATRRDYREFMQANSRWLLPYAAYRTLRDEFGTADFSRWGDYARYDKKAVEAYCRRNSREIAFHCFVQYHLHTQLSEVCAYARSRGVVLKGDLPIGVSRTSADAWIHPRLFHMDSQAGAPPDAFSASGQNWGFPTYDWEHMAQDGYAWWQARMAKMAEYFDAFRIDHILGFFRIWEIPVHAVHGLLGYFNPALPYSADELRGMGFDTAGGRFTVPAPDDRMLGELFGELADEVRTTCMKEGRLLPAYATQRKVAERFPGDDPRRSRLREGLMTLLDDVLFIEDPRRKGFFHPRIAAQSTYMYRTLDPQRRDTFDRLHDDFFYRRHNRFWQESALRKLPVLLSATRMLACGEDLGMIPDSVPETMRALQILSLEIQRMPKSLGEVFADPARYPYFSVCTTSTHDMNPLRAWWEENRELSERFYREVLGMEGDAPRTCEPWICRRIVDMHLRSPAMLAILPLQDWLATDAALRSPHADRERINIPAAPRYYWRYRMHLTLEELLRQEPFNATLREMIIAGGRR, encoded by the coding sequence ATGACACTCCTGTTCAGCATCGAATACCGCACCCGCTGGGGCGAACAGCTCGTACTCCGCCTCGGCAGGCGGCGCATCGCCCTGCAATACGCCGACAGCGGCGTCTGGACCTGCGCCGTAGAGCGATACGCCCCTGCGGCGCAACCGGCAGAATACCGTTACGAAGTCGAGCGCGAGGGCGTGTGCATCCGCCGCGAATGGCGTCCGCACATCCTGCGCATCCCCGCCACACCTGCGCCCCGCACGCTCCGCATCCGCGACCGCTGGATCGACATGCCCGCCGATACGCCCTTCTACTCCTCGGCCTTCACGCGGGGCATATTCGGCCGCGGCGAAAGCGGGCCGCAGCAGAAAAACGGCGGCAACATCACCCTGCGCGTCGTCCTGCCGACCCTGCGCCCCGACGAAGTGCTGGCCGTCGCAGGCAGCGGCAGGGAGCTGGAGGGGTGGCAGCGGATCGTTCCGATGGACGACAGCCGGTTTCCGGAGTGGGATCTCCGGCTCGACGCGCCGCAGAGATTCGAATACAAGTTCCTGATCGCCGACCGCAGGACCCTGACCCCGATCATGTGGGAGGAAGGTCCCAACCGCGCATGGAACGACCTGCCCGGCGAAGGCGAACACATCGTCGAAGCCGCGGCGTACCTCCGCTTCCCCGAACGCAGGTGGCGCGGAGCCGGGACGGCGATTCCGGTCTTTTCGCTCCGCTCGGAAGCCGGATTCGGCGTCGGCGAATTCCACGACCTGAAACTGCTGATCGACTGGGCCGCCGCAACGGGCCAGCGGGTACTCCAGCTGCTGCCGATCAACGACACCACGATGAACGGCACGTGGGAAGACTCCTACCCCTACAACGCCAATTCGATCTTCGCCCTGCACCCGCAGTTCATCCGGCTGACCGCCGCCGGCGTCGAAGAGGACGACGAATACCGCAGCCTGCGCGACCGGCTGAACGCCCTGCCCGAAGTCGATTACCAACAGGTCAATACGCATAAACTGCGTCTGCTGCGCAGCGCGTTCGAGCGAGAGGGGCGTCGCACCGCCACCCGCCGCGACTACCGGGAATTCATGCAGGCCAACAGCCGTTGGCTCCTACCGTATGCCGCCTACCGCACCCTGCGCGACGAGTTCGGCACCGCCGATTTCTCCCGCTGGGGCGATTACGCCCGCTACGACAAAAAGGCCGTCGAAGCCTACTGCCGCCGCAACAGCCGCGAAATCGCGTTTCACTGCTTCGTGCAGTACCACCTGCACACGCAACTGTCCGAGGTCTGCGCCTACGCCCGCAGCCGGGGCGTCGTCCTCAAGGGCGACCTGCCGATCGGCGTCAGCCGGACGAGCGCCGACGCATGGATTCATCCGCGGCTTTTCCACATGGATTCGCAGGCCGGAGCACCGCCCGACGCCTTTTCCGCATCGGGCCAGAACTGGGGCTTCCCGACCTACGACTGGGAGCACATGGCGCAGGACGGCTATGCGTGGTGGCAGGCCCGCATGGCGAAGATGGCCGAATATTTCGACGCTTTCCGCATCGACCATATCCTCGGCTTCTTCCGCATCTGGGAGATTCCCGTACATGCCGTTCACGGCCTGCTGGGCTATTTCAATCCCGCCCTGCCCTACTCCGCCGACGAACTGCGCGGCATGGGCTTCGATACGGCCGGGGGACGCTTCACCGTTCCCGCGCCCGACGACCGGATGCTCGGCGAACTGTTCGGCGAGCTGGCCGACGAAGTGCGCACGACCTGCATGAAGGAGGGCCGGCTGCTGCCCGCCTATGCGACGCAACGCAAGGTCGCCGAGCGCTTTCCCGGCGACGATCCGCGCCGAAGCCGCCTGCGCGAAGGGCTGATGACGCTGCTCGACGACGTGCTGTTCATCGAGGACCCGCGCCGCAAAGGTTTTTTCCATCCCCGCATCGCGGCCCAATCGACCTATATGTACCGCACCCTCGACCCGCAGCGGCGCGACACTTTCGACCGGCTTCACGACGACTTCTTTTACCGCCGCCACAACCGGTTCTGGCAGGAGTCGGCCCTGCGCAAACTCCCCGTGCTCCTCTCGGCGACGCGGATGCTGGCCTGCGGCGAGGACCTCGGCATGATTCCCGACAGCGTTCCCGAAACGATGCGCGCACTGCAAATCCTTTCGCTCGAAATCCAGCGGATGCCCAAATCGCTGGGCGAGGTGTTCGCCGACCCGGCGCGCTACCCCTATTTCTCGGTCTGCACCACCTCGACCCACGACATGAATCCCCTGCGGGCATGGTGGGAGGAGAACCGCGAACTCTCGGAACGTTTCTACCGCGAAGTGCTGGGCATGGAGGGCGACGCTCCCCGCACCTGCGAACCGTGGATCTGCCGCCGCATCGTCGACATGCACCTACGCTCCCCGGCCATGCTCGCCATACTTCCGCTGCAGGACTGGCTCGCGACCGACGCGGCCCTGCGCAGTCCGCATGCGGACAGGGAGCGCATCAACATCCCGGCCGCGCCCCGCTATTACTGGCGCTACCGCATGCACCTCACGCTGGAGGAGCTGCTCCGGCAGGAGCCGTTCAACGCCACGCTCCGCGAAATGATAATCGCCGGCGGCCGCCGTTAA
- a CDS encoding DUF4923 family protein → MIMKRNLLLAIATLLLAGSSATAQDWKEALKKAATTAADKATDGKLTQYALTGTWNYTAPGVKFEGNDLLSQLGGTVLQDNIKQQLDKGYQMAGIKPGADTVTFAKDGKFTTLMGKYELSGTYEFDASTHVATLSFAKDKLDLGSVPGHAYIDGSNLLLVFPVTKLIDMVKAMGSKISSMETIVALLENYKNVYIGFEFSRQAGENAK, encoded by the coding sequence ATGATCATGAAAAGAAATCTCTTACTGGCGATTGCGACGCTCCTGCTCGCCGGAAGCTCCGCCACGGCGCAGGACTGGAAGGAAGCCTTGAAAAAAGCCGCCACGACCGCCGCAGACAAGGCCACCGACGGCAAGCTGACGCAATATGCGCTCACCGGCACATGGAACTACACCGCTCCGGGCGTGAAATTCGAGGGCAACGACCTGCTGAGCCAGCTCGGCGGCACGGTACTTCAGGACAACATCAAACAGCAGCTCGACAAGGGCTACCAGATGGCCGGCATCAAACCCGGCGCCGATACGGTCACATTCGCCAAAGACGGCAAATTCACCACCCTGATGGGCAAATACGAACTTTCGGGAACCTACGAATTCGACGCTTCGACGCATGTCGCCACGCTCAGCTTCGCCAAGGACAAACTCGATCTGGGTTCGGTTCCGGGGCACGCCTACATCGACGGCTCTAATCTGCTGCTGGTCTTCCCCGTCACCAAACTCATCGACATGGTCAAGGCGATGGGCAGCAAAATATCGTCGATGGAGACCATCGTCGCGCTGCTCGAAAACTACAAAAACGTCTACATCGGCTTCGAATTCAGCCGCCAAGCGGGAGAAAATGCGAAGTAG
- a CDS encoding NAD(+) synthase produces MDNFGFLKVAAAVPHVRVGDCDFNTERIAAMAEEAVQRGVEIVAFPELAVTAYTCADLLLQPALLDAADEALARLVKATRKLPLVIIAGAPLRHGSTLYNCAVVFTQGRVLGVVPKTYIPDYTEFYENRWFASGAGISEETISVAEQSADFGADLTFGINGTEFGVEICEDLWTAIPPSSHLALNGAKVIFNLSASPESVGKHAYLRQLVAQQSARTLAGYVYCSAGFGESSTDLVFAGNGIVAENGRILRESERFRLEEQLVVADIDIQRLEFERRRNTSFRMHEGAAENSVIEMEVPEGLRAAALDRDIDPMPFVPQDEAHRSERCEEIFQIQSHGLAKRLVHTRCEKAVIGISGGLDSTLALLVTVRTFDKLGLDRAGIIGITMPGFGTTDRTYNNALELMRGLGVTIREIPIRDACSQHFSDIGLDPEDRSAAYENSQARERTQILMDVANMEGGLVVGTGDLSELALGWATYNGDQMSMYGVNASVPKTLVRHLVQWVADTESDMAARATLLDVIDTPVSPELLPADKEGKIAQKTEDLVGPYELHDFFLYNFIRAGYGPAKILFLAEQAFHGSYDRATILKWLTVFFRRFFSQQFKRSAMPDGPKVGSAALSPRGDWRMPSDASAAVWLKELETLKYLK; encoded by the coding sequence ATGGATAATTTCGGTTTTCTGAAAGTGGCGGCAGCGGTGCCGCACGTACGGGTCGGCGACTGCGACTTCAACACCGAGCGGATCGCCGCGATGGCCGAAGAGGCCGTGCAGCGGGGCGTCGAGATCGTCGCGTTTCCCGAACTGGCCGTCACGGCCTACACCTGCGCCGACCTGCTGCTGCAGCCGGCGCTGCTCGACGCGGCCGACGAAGCCCTTGCGCGGCTGGTAAAAGCCACGCGCAAACTGCCGCTGGTCATCATCGCCGGCGCGCCCCTGCGCCACGGCTCGACACTCTACAACTGCGCCGTCGTTTTCACGCAGGGCCGTGTGCTGGGCGTCGTACCCAAGACCTACATCCCCGACTATACGGAGTTCTACGAAAACCGCTGGTTCGCATCCGGCGCCGGAATCTCGGAAGAGACGATCTCCGTCGCGGAGCAGAGCGCCGACTTCGGCGCGGACCTCACGTTCGGGATCAACGGCACGGAATTCGGCGTCGAAATCTGCGAGGACCTCTGGACCGCCATTCCGCCTTCGTCGCACCTCGCGCTCAACGGCGCCAAGGTGATCTTCAACCTCTCGGCGTCGCCCGAATCGGTGGGCAAGCACGCCTACCTGCGTCAGCTCGTGGCCCAGCAGTCGGCCCGCACCCTCGCGGGATACGTCTACTGCTCGGCAGGCTTCGGCGAATCGTCCACCGATCTGGTGTTCGCCGGCAACGGCATCGTCGCCGAAAACGGCCGGATACTCCGCGAATCGGAACGCTTCCGGCTCGAAGAGCAGCTCGTCGTAGCCGATATCGACATTCAGCGGCTGGAATTCGAACGCCGCCGCAACACCTCGTTCCGCATGCACGAAGGGGCGGCGGAGAACTCCGTAATCGAAATGGAGGTCCCCGAAGGGCTCCGGGCCGCGGCGCTCGACCGCGACATCGACCCGATGCCGTTCGTGCCGCAGGACGAAGCGCACCGCAGCGAACGCTGCGAGGAGATTTTCCAGATACAGTCGCACGGGCTGGCCAAAAGGCTGGTGCACACCCGCTGCGAAAAGGCCGTAATCGGCATTTCGGGCGGACTGGATTCGACGCTGGCCCTGCTCGTCACGGTCCGCACGTTCGACAAGCTGGGACTCGACCGCGCCGGAATCATCGGCATCACCATGCCCGGCTTCGGCACCACGGACCGCACCTACAACAACGCGCTGGAACTGATGCGCGGGCTGGGCGTCACGATCCGCGAAATTCCGATCCGCGACGCCTGCTCGCAGCACTTCAGCGACATCGGACTCGATCCCGAAGACCGCTCGGCGGCCTATGAAAACAGTCAGGCCCGCGAGCGCACGCAGATACTGATGGACGTCGCCAACATGGAGGGCGGTCTGGTGGTCGGCACGGGCGACCTGAGTGAGCTGGCGCTGGGCTGGGCCACCTACAACGGCGACCAGATGTCGATGTACGGCGTGAACGCCTCGGTGCCCAAAACACTGGTGCGCCACCTCGTGCAATGGGTCGCGGACACGGAATCCGACATGGCCGCGCGCGCGACGCTGCTCGACGTCATCGACACCCCGGTCAGCCCCGAACTGCTCCCGGCCGACAAGGAGGGAAAAATCGCCCAGAAAACCGAGGACCTCGTGGGTCCCTACGAACTCCACGACTTCTTCCTCTACAACTTCATCCGCGCAGGCTACGGCCCGGCTAAAATCCTGTTCCTCGCCGAGCAGGCCTTCCACGGCAGTTACGACCGCGCAACGATCCTCAAATGGCTGACGGTCTTCTTCCGCCGCTTCTTCTCGCAGCAGTTCAAGCGTTCGGCCATGCCCGACGGCCCGAAGGTCGGCTCCGCGGCGCTCTCGCCGCGCGGCGACTGGCGCATGCCTTCGGACGCCTCGGCGGCCGTGTGGCTCAAAGAACTCGAAACCCTGAAATACCTGAAATGA
- a CDS encoding nucleoside triphosphate pyrophosphohydrolase family protein, translating to MTLNEYQQHALETAIYPENRRIIYPTLGLTGEAGEVADKVKKVIRDGHEEFSDEKRLEIVKEIGDVLWYCATLSRDLGYELDDVAQMNVDKLRSRMQRHIISGSGDNR from the coding sequence ATGACACTCAACGAATATCAGCAGCACGCGCTCGAAACGGCGATCTACCCCGAAAACCGCCGCATCATCTACCCCACGCTCGGACTGACGGGCGAAGCGGGCGAGGTGGCCGACAAAGTCAAGAAAGTCATCCGCGACGGACACGAGGAGTTCTCCGACGAGAAACGGCTCGAAATCGTCAAGGAGATCGGCGACGTATTGTGGTACTGCGCCACGCTCTCGCGCGATCTGGGCTACGAACTGGACGACGTGGCGCAGATGAACGTCGACAAGCTCCGTTCGCGCATGCAGCGTCACATCATTTCGGGCAGCGGCGACAACCGCTAA
- the pepT gene encoding peptidase T codes for MDLKERFLKYVSYDTQSSEESGTFPSTEKQKVLLAALRDEMQALGMTEVTMDRYGYVMGTVPATPGCENAPVIGFIAHADTSPDMSGKDVKPRIIEEYDGGDIALNGQLTMRVADFPELEFFKGHTLIHTDGTTLLGADDKAGVAEIMTAAEYLLAHPEIKHGKIRIGFTPDEEVGRGVDFFDVKAFGADFAYTVDGGMEGELEYENFNAASAKIDIQGRNVHPGYAKDKMINAIEVACDLQRFLPACQRPEHTEGYEGFYHCVGLNGTVEKASVSYIIRDHDADKFEQKKVFMWACVDLLKKKYGDEVLTLTVKDQYFNMRKMVEPHPQVIDKALEAMERAGVKPLVRPIRGGTDGARLSFMGLPCPNLFTGGMNFHGKFEYCSLTTMRKAQQVILNLAQLWAE; via the coding sequence ATGGACCTCAAAGAAAGATTCCTGAAATACGTCTCCTACGACACGCAGTCGTCCGAGGAGAGCGGCACGTTCCCTTCGACCGAGAAACAGAAAGTCCTGCTGGCCGCCCTGCGCGACGAAATGCAGGCGCTCGGCATGACCGAAGTCACGATGGACCGATACGGCTACGTGATGGGCACCGTCCCCGCGACGCCGGGCTGCGAGAACGCTCCCGTGATCGGCTTCATCGCCCATGCGGACACGTCGCCCGACATGAGCGGCAAGGATGTCAAGCCCCGCATCATCGAGGAGTACGACGGCGGCGACATCGCGCTGAACGGCCAGCTCACGATGCGGGTCGCGGACTTCCCCGAACTGGAGTTCTTCAAAGGCCACACGCTGATCCACACCGACGGCACGACGCTGCTCGGCGCCGACGACAAGGCGGGCGTGGCAGAGATCATGACCGCCGCGGAGTACCTGCTCGCACATCCCGAAATCAAACACGGCAAAATCCGCATCGGCTTCACGCCCGACGAGGAGGTGGGCCGGGGCGTGGATTTCTTCGACGTCAAGGCTTTCGGCGCCGACTTCGCCTACACGGTGGACGGCGGCATGGAGGGCGAACTGGAGTACGAGAACTTCAACGCCGCGAGCGCCAAAATCGACATCCAAGGCCGCAACGTCCACCCCGGATACGCCAAGGACAAGATGATCAACGCCATCGAGGTAGCCTGCGACCTGCAGCGTTTCCTTCCGGCCTGCCAGCGCCCCGAACATACCGAAGGGTACGAGGGATTCTACCACTGCGTGGGACTGAACGGCACGGTCGAGAAGGCTTCCGTCAGCTACATCATCCGCGACCACGACGCCGACAAATTCGAACAGAAGAAGGTCTTCATGTGGGCCTGCGTCGATCTGCTGAAAAAGAAATACGGCGACGAAGTGCTGACCCTCACCGTCAAGGACCAGTACTTCAACATGCGCAAGATGGTCGAACCGCATCCGCAGGTGATCGACAAGGCGCTCGAAGCGATGGAGCGCGCCGGCGTGAAACCGCTCGTCCGCCCGATTCGCGGCGGCACGGACGGCGCACGGCTCTCGTTCATGGGACTCCCCTGCCCCAATCTCTTCACGGGCGGCATGAACTTCCACGGCAAATTCGAATACTGCTCGCTCACCACGATGCGCAAGGCCCAGCAGGTGATCCTGAACCTCGCACAGTTGTGGGCCGAATAA
- the gdhA gene encoding NADP-specific glutamate dehydrogenase, with translation MNDQAHQYVEDFMAQLTLRNPNEPEFHQAVREVAESLAPHIVASPVLQKMKVLERIAEPERVIIFRVPWLNDKGEIEINRGYRVQMNSAIGPYKGGIRFHPSVNLSILKFLAFEQTFKNSLTTLPMGGGKGGSDFNPKGRSDNEVMKFCQSFMTELQRHIGQDTDVPAGDIGVGGREIGFMFGQYKRLRDEFTGTLTGKGRDWGGSPLRPEATGYGTCYFAQEMLATRKESFEGKTVCISGSGNVAQYACQKATQLGAKVVTLSDSSGYIHDPEGIDAAKLDYVMELKNIFRGRIKEYADRYPSATYYPGQRPWGVKCDIAMPCATQNELNGDEAQALVDNGCICVAEGANMPSTPDAIRIFQQHKLLYAPGKAANAGGVATSGLEMTQNSMRITWSPEEVDAKLRSIMQNIHSVCVQYGTQADGYINYVNGANIGGFMKVANAMLAQGCV, from the coding sequence ATGAACGATCAAGCCCATCAGTACGTCGAAGATTTCATGGCGCAACTCACCCTCCGCAACCCCAACGAGCCGGAATTCCATCAGGCTGTCCGCGAGGTGGCCGAATCGCTGGCACCCCACATCGTGGCAAGCCCCGTATTGCAGAAAATGAAAGTTCTGGAGCGCATCGCCGAACCCGAACGCGTCATCATTTTCCGCGTGCCGTGGCTCAACGACAAAGGCGAAATCGAAATCAACCGCGGCTATCGCGTACAGATGAACAGTGCCATCGGCCCCTACAAGGGCGGCATCCGCTTCCATCCTTCGGTCAATCTCTCGATCCTCAAGTTCCTCGCCTTCGAACAGACCTTCAAGAACAGCCTGACGACCCTGCCCATGGGCGGCGGCAAAGGCGGTTCGGACTTCAACCCCAAGGGCCGTTCGGACAACGAAGTGATGAAGTTCTGCCAGTCGTTCATGACCGAGCTTCAGCGTCACATCGGACAGGACACCGACGTTCCGGCGGGCGACATCGGCGTCGGCGGCCGTGAAATCGGCTTCATGTTCGGCCAGTACAAACGTCTGCGCGACGAATTCACGGGCACGCTCACCGGCAAGGGCCGCGACTGGGGCGGCAGCCCGCTGCGCCCCGAAGCCACGGGCTACGGCACCTGCTACTTCGCGCAGGAGATGCTCGCCACGCGCAAAGAGAGCTTCGAAGGCAAGACCGTCTGCATTTCGGGTTCGGGCAACGTGGCGCAGTACGCCTGCCAGAAAGCCACGCAGCTCGGCGCCAAGGTCGTGACGCTCTCCGACTCGTCGGGTTACATCCACGATCCCGAAGGCATCGACGCCGCGAAACTGGACTATGTAATGGAATTGAAAAATATCTTCCGCGGCCGTATCAAGGAGTACGCCGACCGCTATCCTTCGGCGACCTACTACCCCGGCCAGCGTCCGTGGGGCGTCAAGTGCGACATCGCCATGCCGTGCGCCACGCAGAACGAGCTGAACGGCGACGAAGCGCAGGCGCTCGTCGACAACGGCTGCATCTGCGTCGCCGAAGGCGCCAACATGCCCTCGACGCCCGACGCCATCCGCATCTTCCAGCAGCACAAGCTGCTCTACGCGCCGGGCAAAGCCGCCAATGCAGGCGGCGTGGCGACGTCGGGTCTCGAAATGACGCAGAACTCGATGCGCATCACGTGGTCGCCCGAAGAGGTGGACGCCAAGCTCCGCTCGATCATGCAGAACATCCACTCCGTCTGCGTGCAGTACGGAACTCAGGCCGACGGCTACATCAACTACGTCAACGGCGCCAACATCGGCGGCTTCATGAAGGTCGCCAACGCCATGCTGGCGCAGGGATGCGTCTGA
- a CDS encoding OPT family oligopeptide transporter, giving the protein MEQEKQLTSLPENAYRELKPGEEYTPIMPASSSPREVTPYSVTMGIVMAVVFSAAAAFLGLKVGQVFEAAIPIAIIAVGMGNVLGKKNMLGQNVIIQSIGACSGVIVAGAIFTLPALYILGLDAAFYQVFLSSLFGGLLGIVLLIPFRKYFVKEMHGKYPFPEATATTEVLISGEKGGNQAKLLAVAGLIGGLYDFAVGTFGMWTEAVSTRICAWGQVAADKFKVVFSLNTSAAVLGLGYIIGLKYAMIITAGSCLVWFLVVPLVGSLADSIDPAAMASLLGVTRADIMADPQRLFTAENLFAFIGKPLGIGGIAMAGIIGIVKQSKIIRQAVGLAVSELGGGNKTQAAATERTQRDLTMKRILTILIATLVSIFVFFHFGLLDGWVQSVTAILIVFVISFLFTTVAANAIAIVGTNPVSGMTLMTLILSSLVLVSVGLSGTTGMTAALIIGGVVCTALSMAGGFITDLKIGYWLGTTPRKQEAWKFLGTFVAAATVAGVMIILNKSYGFVGEGALVAPQANAMAAVIQPLMTGGQTPWMLYFCGAALALVLTSIGVPALAFALGMFIPMELNAPLVVGGLVAWFVSNRSKDEALNKARFDRGTLIASGFIAGGALMGVVSALLKFAEVDWFLSGWASSNAAEWTGLVMYLALIGYFGWHTLKAKEEE; this is encoded by the coding sequence ATGGAACAGGAAAAACAACTTACATCGCTGCCCGAAAACGCTTACCGGGAACTCAAACCGGGCGAAGAGTACACGCCCATCATGCCCGCCTCGTCGTCGCCCCGCGAGGTGACGCCCTATTCGGTCACGATGGGCATCGTCATGGCCGTCGTCTTCTCGGCCGCGGCGGCATTTCTCGGCCTGAAGGTCGGACAGGTATTCGAAGCGGCGATCCCGATCGCCATCATCGCCGTCGGCATGGGCAACGTACTGGGTAAAAAGAACATGCTGGGACAGAACGTCATCATCCAGTCGATCGGCGCCTGTTCGGGCGTAATCGTCGCGGGCGCCATCTTCACCCTCCCGGCGCTCTACATCCTCGGACTCGACGCGGCATTCTATCAGGTATTCCTCTCGTCGCTCTTCGGCGGCCTGCTGGGTATCGTCCTGCTGATCCCGTTCCGCAAATACTTCGTCAAGGAGATGCACGGTAAATACCCCTTCCCCGAAGCGACGGCTACGACCGAAGTGCTCATCTCCGGCGAGAAGGGCGGCAATCAGGCCAAGCTGCTGGCCGTGGCGGGACTCATAGGCGGTCTTTACGATTTCGCCGTCGGCACGTTCGGCATGTGGACCGAAGCGGTCTCGACGCGCATCTGCGCATGGGGACAGGTCGCCGCCGACAAGTTCAAGGTCGTCTTTTCGCTCAACACCTCGGCCGCCGTGCTGGGTCTGGGCTACATCATCGGTCTGAAATACGCCATGATCATCACCGCAGGTTCGTGTCTGGTCTGGTTCCTCGTCGTGCCGCTGGTGGGTTCGCTGGCCGACAGCATCGACCCGGCTGCCATGGCTTCGCTGCTGGGCGTAACGCGCGCCGACATCATGGCCGATCCGCAGCGTCTTTTCACGGCCGAGAACCTCTTCGCCTTCATCGGCAAGCCGCTGGGCATCGGCGGTATCGCCATGGCGGGCATCATCGGCATCGTCAAACAGTCGAAGATCATCCGTCAGGCCGTAGGGCTGGCCGTTTCGGAGTTGGGGGGGGGCAACAAAACCCAAGCCGCCGCTACCGAACGCACGCAGCGCGACCTGACGATGAAGCGCATCCTCACGATCCTGATCGCCACGCTCGTCTCGATCTTCGTCTTCTTCCACTTCGGACTACTCGACGGCTGGGTACAGTCCGTAACGGCCATTCTGATCGTCTTCGTCATCTCGTTCCTCTTCACGACCGTGGCGGCCAACGCCATCGCCATCGTCGGCACGAACCCCGTGTCGGGCATGACGCTGATGACGCTCATCCTCTCGTCGCTGGTGCTCGTAAGCGTCGGACTGAGCGGCACGACGGGCATGACGGCGGCGCTGATCATCGGCGGCGTGGTCTGCACGGCGCTCTCGATGGCCGGCGGCTTCATCACCGACCTCAAGATCGGCTACTGGCTCGGCACCACGCCCCGCAAGCAGGAGGCATGGAAATTCCTCGGCACGTTCGTTGCTGCGGCAACCGTGGCCGGGGTGATGATCATCCTCAACAAATCGTACGGATTCGTGGGCGAGGGCGCCCTCGTGGCTCCGCAGGCCAACGCCATGGCGGCCGTGATCCAGCCCCTGATGACCGGCGGCCAGACCCCGTGGATGCTCTACTTCTGCGGCGCGGCGCTGGCGCTGGTGCTGACCTCGATCGGCGTTCCGGCACTCGCTTTCGCACTGGGCATGTTCATCCCGATGGAGCTGAACGCTCCGCTGGTAGTCGGCGGTCTGGTAGCGTGGTTCGTTTCGAACCGCTCGAAGGACGAAGCTCTCAACAAGGCGCGCTTCGACCGCGGCACGCTGATCGCGTCGGGCTTCATCGCCGGCGGCGCGCTGATGGGCGTGGTGAGCGCCCTGCTGAAATTCGCCGAGGTGGACTGGTTCCTGAGCGGATGGGCCTCGTCGAACGCCGCAGAGTGGACCGGACTGGTCATGTACCTCGCACTGATCGGCTACTTCGGCTGGCACACGCTGAAAGCAAAGGAAGAGGAATAA